The Bacteriovorax sp. Seq25_V genome includes a region encoding these proteins:
- a CDS encoding tandem-95 repeat protein, whose amino-acid sequence MHQHLTTPQSFATNEDTVLNFNLATGSDIEGNTLTYTKLTNPASGTLTCTGGTSTACTYTPAANYNGSVSFTYKVNDGSLDSNVATVNITVNPINDAPTLVTPQSYATNEDTVLNFSLGAGSDIEGSTLTYTKLTDPASGTLTCAGGTSTACTYTPAANYNGSVSFTYKVNDGALDSNTATVNITVNSVNDAPTLTSPQSFATNEDTVLNFNLATGSDIEGDTLSYIKVTDPSSGTLSCTGGNSTACTYTPTANFNGSTSFTYKVNDGTADSNIATVNITINPINDIPVMASNQTFSADDNAPLNFTITNAFDIDGDSLSYKLVTTPSNGTLSNCIVTGSYGSDLTCTYQANTNYHGSDSFTYIANDGTADAASTATITINVTDKTPSAPPTVSLAHTQYRNVTGQAITVSACSDISEVLINEGSQPLAGDANWQACSTTAGAITHTLENSTEGTHTLKAWSKDSHGNVSATSNDLIVYYDVTNPTIEFDMESFIKGGSVADVKFKLTEKNASSSQSITFEYHNGTSWATTTIAASNGPLIQRPYLEQVTTPNTNGQVLQFKITFTDLAGNQTVSTANLTTDISKPTLTSLSLNSGVTTTNSGNVTSSLSASDSVSKIIKFCLKIGDNTLPADADKCWIRVDASSPGISPAQSISFSNYYILLGFAGGNYDIYAWVMDEAGNVSDNTGTINTDHFAINFIPDNPPTVSDALAVNVDVPSNPPVESEFIVASGANLYVSWIASDVEGLSATPISLKYSTDDVNFVDLPGGQNLLNASNGGCTLNGSYTGCKMVAAPTSGYFKVRVIAADNEGTTVFYNTPVLNESKLRILAGNTEHGLNGSARTAVFYRFGSAVSNAYGYKNKLVVSDDGKFFYIDPSRGLLWVNPSNGNLEVYIQKTGTSSGDGGNVTSATLKHPSAIALDHQNRLLIWDSNLVRRVNISTGIIETIIGGGAQTDPLTTVNSSDISLGGFDAYRSTLVPLPNGDIIFTAPTGSLHHRRYRASDNKIELINVTGQGVTSDSTYDWTSRSKHDLMFSYNTSSSAFEFMAQNIHKSFTGDSYPLPARIDYTAGGENSDYPAVAPYDLPFIYSVAMTGMDGKLYLIQRFRQGLRKYDPATNTMDYVIGTGSYSTTPCADGTLATSCQVDIETAFVTKTGNYYFMDNGLLRTIDGDGKVVTIFGQFSGYGDGVLATSARIANVTDIQLRQSSAPNTFVLMDNLTNKVREFEVDGNITNIASAGASWHGPYGFETDKSTGDIYIPRGSRIGKIEGGTNTETYVVGGGSSQYHLSTTDGVIGSSINLISGYNNETAGFIDGKLYYRKHSWASGSNYGCTLKAYDTTDSYRQSHVMGNSSATCSLQMTTGTNLRDLSTSGTFTKFRKIVDPNDGIEKEFFTNSGSDTIYTSLNGGPLTAFRTLPRGIGGFDYRYKDGNLEFFYCSGSKLYKYVYNTSTETQLTWSSSTITCSSSKVIYSDSRNSVVFGFHQNGLYGVAEYLLD is encoded by the coding sequence ATGCACCAACACTTGACGACGCCACAGTCTTTTGCGACAAATGAAGACACGGTACTAAATTTCAATCTCGCTACGGGATCAGATATCGAAGGCAACACTCTTACCTACACTAAACTTACAAATCCGGCCTCTGGAACACTTACATGTACTGGCGGAACATCAACGGCTTGTACATACACACCGGCGGCAAATTATAACGGATCGGTCTCATTCACATATAAAGTTAATGATGGCTCTCTTGACTCAAATGTTGCAACCGTAAATATTACAGTAAATCCTATTAATGATGCTCCAACACTAGTTACGCCACAGTCTTATGCTACAAATGAAGATACAGTCTTAAACTTTAGTCTAGGAGCGGGTAGCGACATTGAGGGCAGTACTTTAACATACACAAAACTCACAGACCCAGCATCCGGAACTCTTACATGTGCAGGCGGAACTTCAACTGCTTGTACATACACTCCAGCGGCAAACTACAATGGATCTGTTTCGTTCACTTATAAAGTTAATGATGGGGCGCTTGACTCAAACACAGCGACTGTTAATATCACTGTAAATTCTGTTAACGATGCACCAACACTGACATCTCCTCAATCCTTTGCTACAAATGAAGACACAGTATTAAACTTCAATCTTGCGACAGGTTCAGATATTGAAGGAGATACTCTTTCATATATTAAAGTGACAGATCCATCTTCCGGTACTCTCTCTTGTACAGGAGGAAACTCTACGGCCTGTACCTATACCCCAACAGCAAATTTTAATGGATCGACATCATTCACATACAAGGTTAATGATGGAACAGCAGATTCAAATATAGCGACGGTGAACATCACTATAAATCCAATCAACGACATCCCAGTGATGGCGAGCAACCAAACTTTTTCAGCTGACGACAATGCACCTCTTAACTTCACCATTACAAATGCATTCGACATTGATGGTGACTCGCTAAGCTACAAATTAGTTACAACACCATCAAATGGGACTTTATCGAACTGTATTGTTACAGGAAGCTATGGCTCTGATTTAACTTGTACGTATCAGGCAAATACTAATTATCACGGAAGTGATTCATTCACTTATATCGCAAATGATGGCACTGCCGATGCTGCAAGTACGGCGACAATAACGATTAACGTGACAGACAAAACACCATCTGCCCCACCAACAGTTTCGCTAGCGCACACACAATATCGAAATGTAACAGGACAAGCAATAACAGTATCAGCGTGTTCAGACATTAGTGAAGTACTTATTAATGAGGGATCTCAACCATTAGCGGGCGATGCTAATTGGCAGGCTTGTTCGACAACAGCAGGGGCAATCACTCATACTTTAGAAAACTCTACAGAAGGCACACACACTCTAAAGGCCTGGTCAAAAGATTCCCATGGAAATGTTTCAGCAACGTCTAATGACTTAATCGTTTATTACGATGTGACAAACCCTACTATTGAGTTTGACATGGAGTCTTTCATCAAGGGTGGAAGTGTCGCAGATGTTAAATTTAAACTGACAGAGAAAAATGCTTCAAGCTCACAGAGTATTACTTTTGAATATCACAATGGAACTTCTTGGGCGACAACAACTATTGCGGCTTCAAATGGTCCATTAATTCAAAGGCCATATCTTGAGCAAGTAACAACCCCAAATACAAATGGACAAGTTCTACAATTTAAAATTACTTTTACTGACTTAGCTGGTAACCAAACCGTTTCAACAGCTAACCTCACCACAGATATTTCGAAGCCGACGTTAACATCTCTAAGCCTAAACAGTGGAGTAACAACGACAAACTCAGGAAACGTGACATCTTCTCTTAGTGCATCTGATAGCGTTTCAAAGATTATAAAATTTTGTTTAAAAATTGGTGATAATACGTTGCCTGCAGATGCTGACAAATGTTGGATTAGAGTCGATGCTTCATCACCAGGAATTTCTCCAGCTCAAAGCATTTCTTTTTCTAACTACTATATACTATTAGGATTTGCTGGTGGTAACTACGACATCTATGCTTGGGTAATGGATGAGGCCGGGAACGTATCAGACAACACAGGGACTATAAACACTGATCACTTTGCAATTAACTTTATACCAGATAATCCTCCAACCGTTTCTGATGCTCTTGCGGTAAACGTAGATGTACCTTCAAATCCACCAGTAGAAAGTGAGTTTATCGTTGCTTCGGGGGCAAATTTATATGTGTCGTGGATCGCATCCGACGTTGAAGGATTAAGTGCGACTCCAATAAGTTTAAAATATAGTACTGACGACGTTAACTTTGTCGACTTACCAGGTGGTCAGAATTTACTAAATGCTTCTAATGGAGGCTGTACATTAAACGGTTCATACACAGGCTGCAAGATGGTTGCTGCTCCAACAAGTGGTTATTTCAAGGTTAGAGTTATTGCTGCTGATAATGAAGGAACAACAGTTTTCTACAACACCCCAGTGCTAAATGAATCAAAACTTAGAATTCTTGCTGGGAATACAGAACACGGACTTAATGGTTCAGCTCGTACTGCTGTATTTTATCGATTCGGTTCTGCAGTATCTAACGCCTACGGATATAAGAATAAACTAGTCGTCAGTGATGACGGTAAGTTTTTCTACATCGATCCTTCGAGGGGCTTACTTTGGGTTAATCCATCAAACGGAAACCTGGAAGTCTATATTCAAAAAACAGGAACAAGCTCTGGCGATGGTGGCAACGTTACAAGTGCAACGCTAAAACATCCTAGTGCAATTGCTCTTGATCACCAAAATAGGCTTTTAATTTGGGACTCTAATCTTGTAAGACGTGTCAATATCAGCACAGGAATTATTGAAACAATTATTGGAGGTGGAGCTCAAACTGATCCACTAACAACAGTTAACTCATCAGACATTTCACTTGGAGGCTTTGATGCCTATAGAAGTACACTAGTACCTCTTCCAAATGGAGATATTATTTTCACTGCGCCAACGGGTTCATTACACCATCGAAGATATCGTGCAAGCGACAATAAAATCGAATTAATCAATGTTACTGGACAGGGTGTGACAAGTGACTCTACTTATGATTGGACATCGAGATCAAAACACGACCTGATGTTCTCATATAACACTTCAAGTTCGGCATTTGAGTTTATGGCGCAAAACATTCACAAGTCTTTCACAGGAGACTCTTACCCACTTCCTGCAAGAATTGATTACACGGCCGGAGGTGAAAACTCTGACTACCCTGCTGTGGCGCCATATGATTTACCATTCATTTATTCTGTCGCAATGACAGGAATGGACGGTAAGCTTTATCTCATTCAACGTTTTAGACAAGGTCTAAGAAAATATGATCCGGCGACAAATACGATGGATTATGTTATAGGAACGGGAAGCTACTCAACAACTCCATGTGCTGATGGGACTCTTGCAACTTCTTGTCAGGTTGATATTGAAACTGCGTTTGTCACAAAAACAGGAAACTACTATTTCATGGATAATGGGCTACTGAGAACTATTGATGGCGATGGAAAAGTTGTAACGATATTTGGTCAATTTTCGGGATATGGAGATGGAGTCCTTGCAACGAGTGCTCGTATCGCTAACGTAACAGATATTCAGCTGAGACAGTCATCTGCTCCGAATACTTTTGTTCTGATGGACAACTTAACTAATAAAGTTAGAGAATTTGAAGTAGACGGGAATATTACAAATATCGCGAGCGCAGGCGCTTCATGGCATGGTCCTTATGGTTTTGAAACTGATAAATCAACTGGAGATATCTATATCCCTAGAGGTTCGAGAATTGGAAAAATTGAAGGAGGAACCAACACTGAAACTTATGTCGTCGGTGGCGGCTCAAGCCAGTATCACCTTTCAACAACAGATGGTGTCATCGGTTCTTCGATTAACTTAATCTCAGGTTATAACAATGAAACGGCTGGATTTATTGATGGTAAGCTATACTACCGTAAGCACTCATGGGCCTCTGGCAGTAACTACGGTTGTACATTGAAAGCTTATGACACGACCGATTCGTATCGACAATCTCACGTCATGGGTAACTCTAGTGCAACCTGCTCTTTACAGATGACCACGGGGACTAACTTACGTGATTTATCCACAAGTGGAACATTTACAAAGTTTAGAAAGATCGTCGACCCTAATGATGGGATAGAAAAAGAGTTTTTTACAAATTCTGGTTCTGATACAATTTATACATCCCTCAATGGTGGTCCTCTAACAGCTTTTAGAACTCTTCCAAGAGGAATTGGTGGTTTTGATTATAGATACAAAGATGGCAACCTTGAGTTTTTCTACTGTTCAGGAAGTAAGCTCTATAAATATGTTTACAACACATCAACAGAAACTCAATTAACTTGGAGTTCAAGTACAATTACTTGTTCAAGCTCAAAAGTTATTTATAGTGACTCACGAAACTCAGTAGTTTTTGGTTTTCACCAAAATGGTCTCTATGGAGTAGCAGAGTATCTTCTCGATTAG